A single genomic interval of Anopheles marshallii chromosome 2, idAnoMarsDA_429_01, whole genome shotgun sequence harbors:
- the LOC128718219 gene encoding WD repeat-containing protein 74, with the protein MKYASVNAKCPSYNEKHALYVGAHTGSFKLINTHADDPFQQLNLQPIEVLNKTSKITCMEFGNAERTELLIGRANRCVKVFSCAKEESISNFEIGSADVVGLGRSNGCIVVGCADGTVQIVKYPEPVKFNVGENLSRLRLCPDDERLMVTGGKLLNQIVKLWDLETQKVLFQAKNVKKVLELEQLVWDNDVVFVNRNLIAACSRHGYVRLYDTRGPTRRPVQGFTSSDPDDQLAFSCLASHGDYLYAGTTTFGARAFDLRRMKNHIHVYKGFTGTVTSIRVDPSGNHLFTGCLDRYVRVHHAHRTALEYRCYVKSKPTQVLGIDWKEQRAANEHNAVESIADDVVHILSDQDGSDAEYDQMFSKMPTVNEPTKKRKADSDAANRKLPTKVKKIP; encoded by the exons atgaAATACGCGTCTGTGAATGCGAAGTGTCCCTCGTATAACGAAAAACACGCGTTATATGTTGGAGCTCACACCGGTTCATTCAAAC TAATCAATACACACGCTGACGACCCTTTCCAACAACTAAATCTTCAACCGATTGAGGTTCTGAATAAAACATCGAAGATTACATGCATGGAATTTGGTAATGCCGAGCGAACAGAGTTGCTCATCGGACGTGCGAATAGATGTGTAAAGGTCTTCAGCTGCGCCAAAGAAGAAAGCATATCCAACTTTGAGATTGGTAGCGCTGATGTCGTAGGTTTGGGGCGAAGCAATGGATGTATCGTGGTCGGATGCGCTGATGGCACAGTGCAAATCGTCAAATACCCTGAACCAGTTAAGTTTAATGTTGGTGAAAATCTCTCTCGGTTACGGCTCTGTCCTGATGACGAGAGGCTTATGGTAACCGGGGGAAAACTGTTAAATCAAATTGTAAAACTCTGGGACTTAGAGACGCAGAAAGTTCTGTTCCAAGCAAAAAATGTTAAGAAAGTGCTTGAATTAGAGCAACTTGTTTGGGACAACGATGTCGTATTTGTGAACCGCAATCTAATTGCGGCTTGTTCCCGTCATGGATACGTCCGTTTGTACGACACAAGAGGGCCAACGAGACGACCGGTCCAAGGTTTCACATCTTCAGACCCAGATGATCAACTGGCATTTTCATGTTTGGCCTCTCACGGTGATTATCTTTACGCTGGCACGACTACTTTTGGAGCGAGGGCATTCGACTTGCGAAGAATGAAAAACCATATTCATGTATATAAAGGATTCACTGGTACGGTAACATCTATCAGGGTTGATCCTTCCGGAAATCATCTTTTTACGGGATGTCTCGATCGATATGTACGTGTTCACCATGCCCACCGAACGGCTTTAGAGTACCGTTGCTACGTTAAATCAAAACCGACACAGGTTTTGGGAATTGATTGGAAAGAACAACGGGCAGCGAATGAGCATAATGCAGTTGAGAGTATCGCTGATGACGTTGTTCATATACTATCCGATCAAGACGGATCCGATGCAGAATATGATCAAATGTTTTCTAAAATGCCAACAGTCAA TGAACCAACAAAGAAACGAAAGGCAGACAGCGATGCAGCAAATCGTAAACTACctacaaaagtaaaaaaaataccctaA
- the LOC128707221 gene encoding luc7-like protein 3, protein MVDVARQLLDELMGRNRNLDPSASAKEVSWSDEEFCPYFLVKFCPHDLFVNTRADLGQCTKLHDDEAKRLFDEAKPCRKKTQYEEDFLRFCTNMINEVDRKIVKGKQRLLLMNSKTEGGRPLPKHQEQLNSLTERINKLVRDAEEAGTRGDVEQAQGLMEQCDQLKEEKEALVKQHESNGWSVTAEIAASQEKQMEVCEVCGAFLIVGDAQQRIDDHLTGKQHLGYSKLRKAVDEMYEARRKNTINLEERRSKDDDRRRRDNGKREERKSRERDDRYSNKREDRDRNRYRRDHRDYKDRSDRHDNRQRDRHSRRDRNERDRDRSRSRSY, encoded by the exons ATGGTTGATGTTGCTCGCCAACTGCTTGATGAACTGATGGGAAGGAACCGTAATCTGGATCCTTCTGCTTCTGCAAAAGAAGTGTCGTGGTCCGATGAAGAG ttttgtcCATACTTTTTGGTGAAGTTTTGTCCACACGATCTGTTTGTAAATACTCGTGCCGATTTGGGCCAATGTACTAAATTGCACGATGATGAGGCGAAAAGGCTGTTTGACGAGGCAAAACCTTGTCGCAAAAAAACCCAATACGAAGAGGACTTTTTAAGATTTTGCACCAACATGATCAACGAAGTGGACCGTAAGATTGTGAAAGGTAAGCAAAGACTTCTTCTTATGAACAGTAAAACAGAAGGAGGACGACCTTTACCAAAGCATCAGGAGCAATTGAATTCCCTCACCGAACGGATCAATAAACTGGTGCGTGATGCAGAGGAAGCCGGAACACGCGGAGACGTAGAGCAGGCACAG GGTTTGATGGAGCAATGTGACCAGTTGAAGGAGGAAAAGGAAGCTCTAGTGAAACAACATGAATCAAATGGATGGTCAGTAACGGCGGAAATCGCGGCTTCACAGGAGAAACAAATGGAAGTTTGTGAAGTGTGTGGAGCTTTTCTTATTGTTGGTGATGCACAACAAAGGATTGATGACCATCTCACGGGTAAACAACATCTAGG GTACTCAAAATTACGAAAAGCTGTTGATGAAATGTATGAAGCGAGGaggaaaaacacaataaaccTTGAGGAGCGCCGTTCTAAGGATGATGACAGGCGTAGACGAGACAATGGAAAACGAGAAGAACGTAAATCGCG AGAGCGAGACGATCGTTATAGTAACAAACGAGAAGATAGAGATCGTAATCGCTATCGGCGTGATCATCGGGATTATAAGGATCGTTCTGATCGTCATGATAATCGTCAACGAGATCGTCACAGCAGACGCG ATCGTAACGAGCGAGATCGTGATCGCAGTCGCAGTCGTAGCTACTAA
- the LOC128708714 gene encoding uncharacterized protein LOC128708714 — protein MFLDQFFRTKRSPALTESLRCGLASVGDYERRMYETADSSVIDYCRGGAASERTVTHNRVAFDRLIIRPRCLQRIGGSRSLAVTSFGVSYRMPIGIAPVALQCLAHPDGEEAMARAARTYGVPFVLSVLSSVSIEQLAEAVPRAPKWFQLYIFKDRELTECLVRRAEKARFRALVICVDTPAPGLSRAERRNPLTLPPKVTCANFVPSGNASNGNSKAKSCSASVLDYVRSQLDPSLGWDAIRWLMSITTLPVIVKGILNRADALIAADIGVHGLIVSNSGGRQLDYAPAAIEVLPEIVSAVGNRVEVMLDSGVSQGTDAFKALAIGARMVFVGRAAVYGLAVNGQRGVEEVLDILKTELESTMLNAGCGTLADLTPQHVCHEVQLYYPSVADHLRRSWRGESFRSDRYRSRDRRSNSETFDGDTVQSVEHEDDENAGIRVENVSERVTFQQRGVDAVTVDGQSCPEKKDILSKFPPTVVPPPYRNVPLQLNVPRGIFRSNTNNLSKCNGNTASHFPSDGNVKSVRSVINRKEFSSRRLKSHSMQNLCSAESGNCIN, from the exons ATGTTTTTGGATCAGTTTTTTCGAACGAAGCGGTCACCGGCACTTACCGAAAGTCTTCGCTGCGGACTAGCGTCGGTGGGCGACTATGAGCGACGTATGTACGAAACGGCTGATAGCTCCGTCATCGACTACTGTCGTGGCGGTGCGGCCAGTGAACGAACCGTAACGCACAATCGCGTTGCTTTTGACCGGTTGATTATACGTCCACGATGCCTGCAACGTATTGGCGGCAGCCGTTCGCTGGCAGTGACCTCCTTCGGTGTCAGCTATCGAATGCCGATCGGGATTGCACCCGTTGCGCTGCAGTGTCTCGCACATCCTGATGGCGAGGAAGCGATGGCACGGGCGGCTCGAACCTACGGTGTTCCTTTTGTGCTGAGCGTACTTTCGAGCGTATCAATCGAGCAACTAGCAGAAGCCGTGCCACGTGCACCAAAGTGGTTTCAGCTGTACATTTTTAAAGATCGGGAACTCACCGAATGTCTAGTTCGTCGTGCAGAGAAAGCACGATTCCGGGCGCTAGTAATTTGCGTAGACACACCGGCCCCAGGATTGAGCCGAGCAGAGCGGCGGAACCCCTTAACATTACCACCGAAGGTAACGTGCGCTAATTTCGTTCCGAGCGGAAATGCTTCAAACGGAAACAGCAAGGCAAAGTCATGCTCGGCTAGCGTGCTGGACTATGTGCGCAGCCAGCTTGACCCTAGCCTCGGATGGGACGCTATACGGTGGTTGATGAGCATCACGACGCTACCGGTCATAGTGAAGGGTATTCTTAACCGGGCCGATGCACTCATTGCCGCAGACATTGGCGTGCATGGATTAATCGTGTCGAACAGTGGAGGCCGCCAGCTTGATTATGCACCTGCCGCG ATTGAGGTCCTACCAGAGATAGTGAGTGCCGTTGGAAACCGCGTCGAAGTTATGCTAGACAGCGGTGTTAGCCAAGGTACGGACGCTTTCAAGGCGCTAGCAATTGGGGCGCGTATGGTATTTGTCGGACGGGCTGCAGTGTATGGGTTGGCAGTAAACGGACAGCGAGGCGTTGAGGAGGTTTTGGACATCCTTAAAACTGAGCTCGAGTCTACGATGCTTAACGCTGGTTGTGGTACGTTGGCTGATTTAACACCGCAACACGTGTGTCATGAGGTGCAGCTATATTATCCTTCGGTAGCAGATCATTTACGTAGATCTTGGCGAGGTGAAAGTTTTCGAAGCGATCGTTATCGATCACGCGACCGTCGAAGTAATAGTGAAACGTTCGACGGAGATACTGTGCAGAGTGTCGAACATGAAGATGACGAGAATGCCGGTATAcgagtggaaaatgtttccgaacGGGTTACGTTTCAGCAGCGTGGTGTTGATGCGGTAACCGTTGATGGACAATCATGcccagaaaaaaaggacatctTGTCGAAGTTTCCACCGACAGTAGTACCTCCTCCGTATCGAAACGTCCCTTTGCAGCTAAACGTTCCTCGAGGAATATTTCGTTCTAATACCAACAACTTATCGAAATGTAACGGCAACACTGCTTCACATTTTCCCTCGGATGGAAATGTAAAATCGGTTAGATCCGTCATCAATAGAAAGGAATTTTCATCAAGACGTTTAAAATCACACTCTATGCAAAATCTTTGTAGCGCAGAAAGCGGAAATTGTATTAATTAA
- the LOC128708184 gene encoding protein Fe65 homolog, translating into MLSGDILIRQPLSVALLPPPSLIEFCKIMAAIATLANQQNIDDDDIFLENGLLSYENPNYHMDPQRLERNSHLYEEIISELQQQGTLRPIAGVQNGSQMISNNRKGYGVLDLGTMGVDLKSGPDGSSPKEKKTLLSDTSPNESKTQKDQEPEHGEKTHEIQHIPGTLNSDDLYALPNKRKQSDVGEVPPEEDDADDEELDRDGLDGEEKGKREDIEAIEDKDKTKDLPPGWEKHEDNGGAYYWHIKSGTIQREPPLWPKDSTSRELKTPSIPIPRSIQNSSFTQALNNLYGNPKDGTVGASGNSKSALYDSMTSSVTRSSTSSALDQEDERRRREDVALKRRSFPLKSDTDRPIRFAVRSLGWVEIAEEDLTPERSSKAVNKCIVDLSLGRNDMLDVVGRWGDGKDLFMDLDEGALKLIDPENLTILNSQPIHTIRVWGVGRDNGRERDFAYVARDRLTRIHMCHVFRCETAARTIANTLRDICKRIMIERSLQLDTNGSNMNSTRCAIRPTDLPTENRRWIRHPQSFPTPMEEPKKVLRAQYVGCAEVSQPTGMDALNDAIDKLTSCTPSENWDYVNVAVAPSMISVISTDPDGRLLCECRVRYLSFLGIGKNVQQCAFIMHTAQDKFVAHVFYCEPTSGPLCKTIEAACKLRYQKCLDAHPEGGGRYSADSQTPGKGIGATLKNLMSSFSLKKDKVSS; encoded by the exons ATGTTGTCAGGTGATATTTTGATCCGTCAACCTTTGAGTGTGGCCTTGCTGCCGCCACCCTCATTAATAgagttttgtaaaattatggCGGCAATTGCAACGCTAGCCAATCAGCAAAATATCGACGATGATGACATTTTCCTAG AAAATGGTCTTTTGAGCTACGAAAACCCCAACTATCATATGGATCCCCAGCGATTGGAACGCAATTCACATTTGTACGAGGAGATCATTTCGGAATTGCAACAGCAGGGAACTCTCCGACCGATCGCGGGCGtacagaatggttcacaaatgATCAGTAACAATCGCAAAGGCTACGGAGTGCTCGACCTTGGCACGATGGGTGTAGACCTGAAGAGTGGTCCAGATGGAAG TTCCccaaaggaaaagaaaacgttgCTTAGTGATACGTCTCCAAACGAGTCGAAAACACAGAAGGATCAAGAACCGGAACATGGTGAAAAAACGCACGAGATTCAACACATTCCTGGGACATTAAATTCGGACGACCTGTACGCATTACCGAACAAGAGGAAACAGTCGGATGTGGGAGAAGTGCCACCGGAAGAGGATGACGCGGATGACGAAGAGCTCGATAGGGACGGGTTGGATGGCgaagagaaaggaaaacgagAGGACATCGAAGCCATTGAGGATAAGGACAAAACGAAAGATTTACCACCGGGTTGGGAGAAACACGAAG ATAACGGAGGTGCGTACTACTGGCATATCAAGTCGGGTACCATCCAGCGTGAACCACCACTGTGGCCAAAGGACTCGACCAGTAGAGAATTGAAAACGCCCAGCATTCCCATACCGCGAAGTATACAGAATTCCTCCTTCACTCAAGCCTTGAACAACCTGTACGGCAATCCCAAGGATGGTACTGTTGGTGCAAGCGGCAACAGTAAATCCGCCCTATACGACAGTATGACATCGTCCGTGACTAGAAGCAGTACCAGCTCGGCATTGGATCAGGAAGACGAACGACGCCGTCGGGAGGATGTTGCGTTAAA ACGACGAAGCTTTCCTTTGAAATCGGATACGGATAGACCAATTCGGTTTGCGGTGCGTTCGCTCGGTTGGGTGGAAATTGCGGAAGAAGATTTGACACCGGAGCGATCATCGAAAGCCGTTAACAAATGCATCGTTGATTTGTCACTCGGGCGGAATGATATGTTGGACGTGGTTGGCCGTTGGGGCGAT GGCAAAGATTTGTTCATGGATCTAGATGAAGGGGCGCTAAAGTTGATAGATCCGGAAAATTTGACAATATTAAACTCACAGCCAATTCACACGATACGTGTATGGGGCGTAGGACGTGATAATGGCCG TGAAAG GGACTTTGCATATGTGGCACGGGATCGTCTTACCAGAATACACATGTGTCACGTGTTTCGCTGTGAAACTGCTGCCAGAACGATTGCAAATACGCTCAG AGATATTTGTAAACGGATAATGATCGAACGTTCCCTCCAACTGGACACAAATGGATCCAACATGAACAGCACACGATGCGCCATACGTCCCACTGATCTACCGACTGAGAACAGACGCTGGATACGACATC CACAATCATTCCCAACCCCGATGGAAGAACCGAAGAAAGTATTACGAGCACAGTACGTGGGATGTGCGGAAGTAAGTCAGCCGACCGGTATGGACGCATTGAATGATGCTATCGATAAATTGACTTCCTGCACGCCATCCGAAAACTGGGACTATGTAAACGTTGCTGTAGCGCCTAGTATGATCAGCGTCATCTCGACG GATCCTGACGGACGCTTATTATGCGAATGTCGTGTGCGGTACTTAAGTTTCTTGGGTATTGGTAAGAACGTTCAGCAGTGCGCATTTATCATGCATACCGCTCAGGACAAATTTGTAGCCCATGTATTTTACTGCGAGCCAACAAGCGGACCATTGTGCAAGACGATAGAGGCTGCGTGCAAG CTGCGATACCAAAAATGTTTGGATGCTCATCCAGAAGGCGGAGGTCGCTACTCGGCTGATTCGCAAACGCCTGGTAAAGGAATTGGTGCGACTTTAAAAAACTTGATGAGCTCGTTCTCGCTTAAAAAGGATAAGGTCAGCTCCTGA